In Mycobacterium sp. Aquia_216, a genomic segment contains:
- a CDS encoding NUDIX hydrolase has translation MPNGSTAHEVLAVVFQVRQASEQVKGASRKGKPQLNVLLWQRARDPQRGSWSLPGGRLRNDEDMTTSVRRQLAEKVDLRELSHLEQLAVFSDPHRVPGARVIASTFLGLVPFPATPELPPDTRWHPVNALPPMAFDHGPMVTHARARLVAKMSYTNIGFALAPKEFALSTLRDIYGAALDYQVDATNLQRVLVRRGVITQTGTIAQSGRSGGRPAALYHFTDSQLRVTDEFAALRPPGQP, from the coding sequence ATGCCCAATGGTAGCACCGCCCATGAAGTGCTCGCGGTCGTGTTCCAGGTTCGCCAGGCCAGCGAGCAGGTTAAGGGTGCCTCCCGAAAGGGAAAACCGCAGCTTAACGTGCTGTTATGGCAGCGTGCGCGGGATCCGCAACGAGGCTCATGGTCACTGCCGGGCGGACGGCTGCGCAACGACGAGGACATGACCACCTCCGTACGGCGTCAGCTGGCCGAAAAGGTGGATCTGCGCGAGCTGTCCCACCTGGAACAGCTCGCGGTGTTCTCCGACCCGCACCGCGTGCCGGGCGCGCGCGTGATCGCGTCGACCTTCCTGGGCCTGGTCCCCTTCCCCGCCACTCCGGAGCTGCCGCCCGACACCCGGTGGCATCCGGTGAACGCGCTACCGCCGATGGCGTTCGATCACGGCCCGATGGTGACGCACGCACGGGCCAGACTCGTCGCCAAGATGTCGTATACCAACATCGGATTCGCCTTGGCACCAAAGGAATTCGCACTCTCCACGCTGCGCGACATTTACGGCGCGGCGCTCGACTATCAGGTGGATGCGACGAATCTGCAGCGGGTACTGGTCCGTCGTGGCGTGATCACCCAAACCGGCACCATCGCGCAGTCGGGTCGCAGCGGCGGGCGACCGGCGGCGTTGTACCACTTCACCGACTCCCAGCTGCGGGTCACCGACGAATTC
- the nadA gene encoding quinolinate synthase NadA translates to MTVMNRMDTFAEDMIASITNSPAGYGGVDGDEQWANEIRRLAKLRGATVLAHNYQLPAIQDVADHVGDSLALSRIAAEAPEDTIVFCGVHFMAETAKILSPEKTVLIPDQRAGCSLADSITPEDLRAWKGEHPDAVVVSYVNTTAAVKALTDICCTSSNAVDVVESIDPDREVLFCPDQFLGAHVRRVTGRKNIHVWAGECHVHAGINGDELTEQARANPDAELYVHPECGCATSALYLAGEGAFPADRVKILSTGGMLDAAHATHARKVLVATEVGMLHQLRRAAPEVDFRAVNDRASCKYMKMITPGALLRCLADGADEVHVDPEVAAAGRRSVQRMISIGQPGGGE, encoded by the coding sequence GTGACGGTCATGAATCGCATGGACACGTTCGCCGAAGACATGATTGCCAGCATCACCAATTCCCCGGCCGGTTACGGCGGCGTCGACGGTGATGAGCAGTGGGCCAACGAGATTCGCCGCCTGGCGAAGCTGCGCGGCGCCACCGTGCTCGCCCACAACTACCAGCTGCCGGCCATCCAGGACGTCGCCGACCACGTCGGAGATTCACTCGCGCTGTCCCGGATCGCCGCCGAAGCGCCGGAGGACACCATCGTGTTCTGTGGCGTGCACTTCATGGCCGAGACGGCAAAGATCCTGAGCCCCGAGAAGACCGTCCTTATCCCGGATCAGCGGGCCGGCTGCTCGCTGGCCGATTCGATCACGCCCGAGGACCTGCGGGCCTGGAAAGGCGAGCACCCCGACGCCGTCGTCGTCTCCTACGTCAACACCACGGCGGCCGTGAAGGCGCTCACCGACATCTGCTGCACCTCGTCCAACGCGGTCGACGTGGTCGAGTCGATCGACCCCGATCGCGAGGTGCTGTTCTGCCCGGATCAATTCCTCGGCGCCCACGTCCGCCGGGTGACGGGCCGCAAGAACATCCACGTCTGGGCCGGCGAGTGCCACGTCCACGCCGGCATCAACGGCGACGAGCTTACCGAACAGGCCCGCGCCAATCCCGATGCCGAGCTTTATGTGCATCCCGAATGCGGTTGTGCCACTTCGGCGTTGTACCTCGCTGGGGAGGGCGCCTTTCCGGCGGATCGCGTCAAGATCCTCTCCACGGGCGGCATGCTCGACGCGGCGCACGCGACGCACGCCCGCAAGGTTCTGGTCGCCACCGAAGTTGGCATGCTGCACCAATTGCGCCGAGCCGCACCGGAAGTCGACTTCCGCGCGGTCAACGACCGCGCCTCCTGCAAGTACATGAAGATGATCACCCCCGGTGCGTTGCTGCGCTGCCTGGCCGACGGCGCCGACGAGGTCCACGTCGACCCGGAAGTCGCGGCGGCGGGCCGGCGCAGCGTGCAGCGCATGATCTCGATCGGCCAGCC